The sequence ATAGTCGATTCAAATTACGGCGGGACACGGGCCGGCAGTATGCCAAATCAAGAACTCTAAGGTTCCCTTGAATGTTAAGCAATACGTTTTTCTAAGTATTGACCGATGGTTTGCTCTTCGCCGGCGCGGGAGATGATGGTTTGGCGAGTACGGTAGTTGTTGCCAATAAGTTTAATTTCTTCTTCAAAGACGGAGTTGTTGTATTCGGTGCGCAAGCATAGGGTTTGCGGGTTGGAGAGATAGAACTTTGCGGTGACGGGTTTGGAGGTGGCGAAACCGCGATCGCGATACAAAGTAGTTCCTGCAATGCCAAATACGGTCGTTCCCTGGGATTGCTTGCGTCTGTTGACAGATTCTTCGCTATCCCAACTTACTTGAGTTCCGTACCAAAGTGCCGTAGGGTCGTCGAGATGGTGCAACTGGGCTAAGTGATGCAGCGCTTCGTGTCCTTGCGGTAAATATTGAATCTCTAGAATACTAGAAATTTCTTGAATCTTTCCATTAGGCAAAGTGTAGTAGCGGCGCTGGGAAGACCATCGACCTTGGGTTTGCAGGAAGAACTGCTCGGCGAGCGATCGTTGCGTAGTTTGAGTCAGATCGGCTTGTAAGATCACGGGCGTTGCTCCTCAGACACGATAGGATTAGACGCAATTTCAACCCATATTTGGGGACTTGTGTCAATTTTTTTAACTTTTCTTAATATATACTAGCGATCTTTCCTCGAAACTGCAATGGATGCAACATTCTACAAGCAAAATAGAGCGGACAAACATTGTCCGCTCTATTCATTTATGTTTATGGAAAATTGAGGTTTAGTCCGATCGCCTGATTCTAGTCGGCAGTTGTGGCTAAAATGCGATCGGCAATCTTATCGGGAACCTCGTGCAAACGATCGTAGTGCCAATCGAAGAAACCAACACCTAACGTGAGCGATCGCAACTCAATAATAAACCCATGCATCTCCGCTTGCGGCAGATACGCCGAAATTTTATCCCAGCCTTTCCACGACTCCAGGGGTTCGTAACCGAGAATTTGTCCGCGACGGCCGGTGAGCAGTTGTAAAACTTTCGAGGTAAACTCGACGGGGGCAGAAACCGTCACCATCGCAATCGGTTCGAGTAAAATAGGCTTGCCTTGACTCATGCCGCTAGTCATTGCTAACCGAGCGGCTTGTTTAAACGCTTGTTCGGAACTATCCACGCCATGATAGCTGCCATTGGTGAGCGTAACCCCAACATCGACCACGGGGAAACCCAGGGGGCCGCGACCGAGATATTCGCGCACCCCAGTTTCCACGCCGGGAATATATTGTTTCGGCACTACGCCACCGACAATGGTTTCGTCGAAAGAAAATCCTTCCCCTCGTTGCAAGGGACGAATATCCAGATAAACATCGCCAAATTGACCGTGACCGCCACTTTGATGCTTGTAACGTCCGTGAATTTTGGCGACGGGTTTGCGAATGGTTTCTTTATAAGCCACTCGCGGTAAGTGAGTCGCCATGGGCAAATTATACTTGCGCTGCAACCGCTCCAGACTCACTTGCAGATGAATTTCCCCTTGGCCCCAGAGAATAATTTCGTGAGTGTCGCCATGTTGTTCCCAATGAAGAGAAGGGTCTTCTTCCAGCAGTTTATTTAAAGCGGGGGTGAGCTTAACTTCATCTTTACGGTGTTGCGGCGCGATCGCCATGGCATACACCGGTTGCAGCCTACCAGCTTGCGGCAGTTGCACCACATCCCGCGATACCGAGAGAGTATCCCCAGTATGGACGCCATCCATGCGCGCGAGAGCCACAATTTCTCCCAGTCCTGCTTTCGTTGTCGATTTTTGCTGGGCGCCAAAGAGGCGATAAATACCGCCAGGCCGCACTCCATTAAGCACTAACCCCTCGCTCAGTTCGCCTTGCCAAACCCGCACCAAAGACTGCTTGCCCCCTTGTGGAGTGTAGAAGGTTTTTAAGACCTGAGCCACGGGAACATCGCTTTCCGGGTCGAGTCCGCGCCGCTGTGAGGTGATATCGGGAGAGGGAGCTTCCCGTTTCAGGGCATCCAATAGGGGACGCACGCCATACCCTTTTTCGGCAACGCCAATAAACACGGGAACGATCAGATCCGCTCCCAGTTCCATTTTCAAGTCTTTGACAATTTCCTCTTGCGACGGTTCGATTTCTTCTAAGAGTTCTTCTAAGAGATGGTCGTCAAAGTCAGCGAGAGTTTCCAGCATCTCGGTGCGCGCTTGAGTTTCTGCTGCTTTGAGGGACTCGGGAAGGGGAACCGGATCGGCTGGCGCGTCAGCATGGTAATGGTAAGCTTGTTCGCTGACCAGATCGATATATCCGATAATGTTATCCCCGGAAGCAATTGGATATTGATGGGGAACGATGGGACGGGAAGAAACTGATTTTAAAGCGTCTAGAAGTTGGGAAAAGCTGGTTAAACAGCGGTCTTCGTCGGTACACACCCGGTCCATTTTGTTGATGAAGACCATGTGGGGAATTTCCCAGTCGTCGAGGAATTTAAATAGGGGAGCGAGGGTGAGAATGCGATCGGGGTCTGGTTCGCAAACAACGATCGCAGCACCAACTCCCATGAGCGCATTGTAGGTTTCTTGCGCGAATTCTACGGAACCGGGACAGTCGAGAAAGGTAAAATGAATATCTTCGTAGTCTGTAGAAGCAACGTTAATTTCGACACTCATTTGTCGCGATCGCGCTTCCGGGGAATTGTCGCCAAGGCTAGTTCCGTCTTTGGTACTGCCTTTGCGCGTAATGGCATTTGTTACGTGTTGCAAGCTTTCAAGCAGCGTGGTTTTACCACTCAGATACGGGCCGGCGATGGCCGCGTTCCGACTGCTTAATACTCCTAATTTTGTCATGACATCTTCTCCTCAATGTATTGAAGGTAAAGGAGGATCGGTGTTAGTTACGGTACTTGTGGCGCTGCATGGAGATCGGACACCCTGGAAAATGAAGAATTAGGAAAAGGTTTGCAGACGGGCGCGGGCGAGCAGCGCAGGAATGACTGTAATAACGCTGATTATCTTGAGATTACTGCTTCTTAACCTCTATTGCTCGAATTGCAATCTCTTTTAATGCATTTAAGATTAGTTTTTGAATTAACGTGAATGGGCGTAAGGTTTCGTTACGATGTGATTGTTCTTCTCTTCAACATATCCTTAGAGAGAAAACGTCAATTGTAAAGATTTATTAAGAACACTAGACTTCTAGTAAAACCGTATCTTAAACTACAGAAAGTTAAGGATAAATCGTTCATCTGATTTGGCTAGTCTTAACTGTTCTCTCAATCGGTCGAGTCAGACGGAAGTAAGGAGCAATCCTGAAGGAACGCGCCTCTAGTAAGAAGTACGTGGAGTGAATTTCACGTTCTCTTGCATATAACCATCTGTTAGGAGGCGAAAGCTATGAAACTTTGTTATCGCGGATTAAGCTATGAATACAATCCTCCCATTGTGGAAATGGGTAAGGAGCATGTTGGCGGAACCTATCGCGGTTTAGAATGGCGATTCCGTGAAGTGAGAAAAGCACCGGTTTTGCAAACCAATCTGGATCTGAAATATCGCGGCATTCCTTACCATGTTGGCAGTTCGCAGCCAGTTACCGTGCCAGTTTCAGTTAGCGAACGGGCCCGAGAACTGATGCTACAGAGCGATCGCAATACGAAAAATCGGCAACATTCTATGCTGCGCCGTCTGGCCAATGAGGTCGGTTGCGATCGTCCCATCGGAGCCAATTAGTGTCTTGCAAGTTTTAACGTAATGTAACTCTACTCTGAGTGTAGAGTACTACTGACAATCTCATCCTATTTTGACGTTTATCCAGCCATGCGGAAAGTATGGCTGGATATTTGGGCGATCGGCGATCGATTGCAACAGACACCGCTGGGATACGCAGCACGGAATAGAGCGGTTGCCCATTTTATGAGATATGTTTAGAGCGAGTCGTTCTGGGGAACGGGGATGAAAAATCCGCTGGACTCGTTCGCACGATAGAAGCTGGGTAGTATCAAACCCCTATTAGATTGACAGTTTATTCACTGAATCCAACGCTTCCCTCTCATACAAGTCACATTTAAGCGATCGAGCCAACTGAATAGACTCTAATTTATCCACTTATGCAGCAAAAACTTCTGCATTAGACAAACAACAAGTACGCGAGCGCACCCGCGAGAGCCAAAATCGCGAATCCGACTAATCCGCTTAGAGGTTGTCCGTCCAAACCCGTAATCCATTCGGGAATATTGCTGTCGGGTTTAATGGCTAGGATGGGTACGCTCTCCAGGGTAATTAGCCCCCAAATCCATCCAGCATGTAACCCCCAAGCCAATCCAATCTTTCCCCCATCAACCCCGCAAGCTGCTGCTAGAATTAGCCCCATTACCATCAGTCCGGGAAGTTGTTTCCAAGTGCCGGAAACATCCCAAATTAAATGGCACAGAGCAAAAATTAGGCTAGATGCGATCGCGGCTCCGATGAGAGAGAACTCTCCTGCGAGTTCCGTCAGCAAAACACCGCGAAATACGGCCTCTTCCGTCCCGCTAATCCACAAGCTTAGAGCCAGAGTGGATAAGACCAAAATGGGCAAAGATGACTGGAGATTGAAGTGCTGCCATTGCAATGCTCCACCTAAAATTTGCAATCCATAGCCGACAAGTAACGTAAATATACTCAGAAGAATTCCTTTCACTAAGGAGAGAAAAATGTCGGGTTCTAAGCCGATACCGTAGTCAGAAATGGGACGGTTTTCTAGGCGAGTCATTCCCCATAAGATGAGGGGAACGAGCAGATATAGGGGCGCAAGTAGGGAAAGTTTTTCTTGGGGAGGTAAGGGATGGGGAGGGTACCATTTTATAGCGAGCGATCGGGGAATGGCGATCGGCAACCACAGCATAACCCAAATCGCCAAAAAGGCAGTGGCATTAACTAGTCCCGAACTCGGGTCAAGGAGGCATAGCCATGCACTCGTGAGTTGAGCAAACATAAGGACTAGATGCAAATGCTCTTACTGTAGTCTTTCGCCCGGACTTTTGCCGAGTTTATTCAGCTTCCGACCCATTTTTGTCACTCTCGACTTGAATCAGGTGAATATGTTTGTAGCCCAATTTGATCTCAAACTGATCGCCTTGCACCAGTCCCATTGCTTTGGTATAGGTAGAACCGATAACAATTTGCCCATTTTGGTGAACGCTCACGCGGAATGTCGGTTCGCGACCCCGGCCGTCCTTAGATTTACCCGGCTCCAGCTCAATACCTTTGGCAGCTAAAAGAGCATCGTAGAATTGGGAGAGGTTAACGCGAATATCGTCGCTTTCGTTTTGCGGCGCGTTATAGTACCCGCAATATTTGGCTCTTTCTCTACGAGAGAGATGATCGAGTTCTTTGACCTTGTTCAATAGCGCTTTCCCGGTTAGTGGCGCCTCTGGAAGTTGTTCGTTCATTTTGACGATCCTAAACTTACATGGACTCGAATGGCAGAGTAAAACTTTGAGTCGGAATAACTGTAAGGACTCTGAAGGCAATTGCTTCAGGGTGCTGCGGAGGACTCTCTTGCCGGTCTCGATCGGCTTTTCTCTGACAGACTTAACAAGTATAGTACATAATTCTACAAAATTTTAGCAGTTTTTTGGATTTTTTTTCTCTGTCTTCTTATAAGATAAGGTAGCTTTTTCTTGAATGCTTTTGGAGTAGGCTCTCCTTCCCGGTAGCAGAAAGGGGAAAAAACTGGGTTTCAATTGAGAAGAAGCGGGTCAGTTGGCAGTTGGGGTTAACAGTTAATTGTCCAAACGGTGGGGAGATCGCGCGGCGTGGGGTCGGTTGGAGGAGTAAAATTAGAAGGTTGCCATTGACTCTTCAGGAAACGGTCGAACGTTATGGACGTTGTTTTTCAGATTATTCGCCAAGAACAAAACCAAGGGCCTAGGGTGCAAGCCTATAGCTTAGATGTAGATCCGAGCGAAACCATCCTCAGTTGCCTAAATCAGATCAAATGGGAGCAGGATGGAAGTTTAGCATTTCGCAAAAATTGCCGCAATACAATTTGTGGCAGTTGCTCTATGCGAATTAACGGCCGTTCCGCCCTGGCCTGTAAAGAAAATGTGGGGAGCGAACTGAAACGACAATCGACAGTCAATTCCCCACCGACGATCGCCATTGCTCCTTTAGGAAATTTTCCAGTTATCAAAGATTTAGTCGTGGATATGCAATCGTTTTGGCATAACTTAGAACGGGTAGACCCCTATGTGAGCGCGAAATCGCGATCGCTACCGGAACGGGAATTCTTGCAATCTCCCCAAGAGCGATCGCAACTGGAGGCTACTGGCAATTGCATTCTCTGCGGGGCGTGCTATTCCGAGTGTAATGCAGTCGAAGTGAATCCGGATTTTGTCGGGCCCCACGCCCTGGCCAAAGCCTATCGCATGGTAGCCGACTCTCGCGACGATAGGACAGACGATCGCCTCGATCGCTATAATAATCCGTCATCTGGGGTTTGGGGATGTACTCGCTGTCTCTATTGCGATTCGGTCTGTCCCATGGAAGTCAATCCCTTAGAGCAGATTAGTAAAATTAAAGGAGAAATTCTCGATCGCCACAGCGCTGCCCACTCGCGCCCCATTCGCCATCGTAAAGTCCTCGTCGATCTGGTGAAAGATGGGGGCTGGATCGACGAGCGCCAGTTTGCCCTCAAAGTGGTTGCCGATATGTTCCGAGACTTGAAAGGCTTGTTAAGCATTGCTCCCGTTGGACTGCGCTTATTAGCTAAAGGTAAATTCCCCTTCACCTTCGAGCCATCAGAAGGAACGGCCCAAGTGCGATCGCTCATTGAAGCCGTGCAAAATTCCGATTAACCTAGTCCGGTGCTGCCTGTAAAGTATCCTCCTGTAGAGTAGGATTTTAATCCGAACAATTTTACCGCCAGACAAATTCCCCTTCTCCATTACCCATCTATGACTTCTCAAATCCCCGATCCAAACTCCGATCCGTTATCTGATTTTTCCGATGACTTTGGCTTAGATACAGACTTCCCGGACTCCTTCGACGATCTCGAACCTACAGAATCACCCCCTCCTCAGATTTCGGAACCCTCTGAGGCGGCAGAAATTCCCGCCCCTGAAGTGACGCCACCTGCTGCTGAACCGACAGAAGCCGGAACCGATCCGGAACTCTCTTTTGGCTGGACGACCTACGCCGAGCAACTGAATGGACGCTTTGCTATGGTCGGCATTCTTCTGCTCTTGCTGTTGGAGTTATTGAGCAACCAAACCTTTTTTCAATGGATTGGATGGCGATAGGTTTGGCTGGAGATTCGCTAACGAGCGTTAAGTTAACGTCAGTGTTGCAGGAGCGAAGAGATTCAGGCGCGGTTATCGCCTGGGAACCACAAATGGCGAATCAATAACTAACACTCGTTAGCAATTCGTCGTTCGGATCGCCTTGGCAAACCTATCATCTTCATCTCTGTTGCACCTGTGCTCTTCAGCTCGCCAAAAGTGACGTGATATTACGAGGCTTCTGGCTGGGTAGAAGAACTGGGAAGTTCCAAGCAATATCCAGCGCCATAAACCGTTTTAATATATCGAGGATGGCGCGGATCGGGTTCGAGTTTGGTTCGCAAATGTCGAATGTGAACCCGGATGGTTTCAATGTCATCATCGGGATCGTAACCCCAAACTTCTTTCAGAATTTCGCTCGGGGAGACGGTTTGACCGTGGCGTTGCAACAAGCAATGGAGCAATTCAAATTCCAGGTGAGTGAGCTTGACCGTTTTCTCAAACCAGATGACTTCAAAGCGTTCTGGAATGAGAGTCAAGGGCCCGTAATTCAAAATTTCGCTGTGCTTAGCCGCTTGCGGAATGCGATCGGTTCGGCGTAACAGAGCGCGGACTCGGGCCAGCATTTCTTCAATTTCAAAGGGTTTGGTTAAATAGTCGTCGGCTCCAGCGTTGAAACCTTCAACTTTGTCTTGGGTTTGATGAAGAGCCGTGAGCATTAAAATAGGAATGTCAGCCGTGCGATCGTCTCGACGCAAACGCTGACAAACGGTAAAGCCATCGACTTTGGGCAGCATGAGGTCAAGGACGATCATATCTGGGAGTAATTGAATCGCTAATGCTTGACCTTTTACCCCATCGGGGGCTTGGCTGACATCATAGCCAGCCATTTCTAGGTTCACTGACACTAGTTCTGAGATTGCGGGATCGTCATCGATGACTAATATCCGGGGCATCGTTCGAGTGGGTTGATAAAGTGGGCAGTTAATTATCTCTTAAGCGAGATCGGAGAAATCATGGGAGGGTTTATCGTATGGAAATCTTAACTTAACTCACGCCGATTGCAAGGAGAGCTAAGATGAGCACTGGATCGGAGATGTCTGATTTCCTTAGAGATTATAAGCAATTGCCGTGCAAAAGACATCTTTATTGACGATCGCCGGGGATCGCCAGACGATCGCTGCTTGCCGAATTGGAGTATGATTTACAGCGAGTCGGGAATTAGGGATGGGGCGCTCTGTCTCCTCAATGTCGGTCTCGATTCCTGGAACATTCAGTTCTCAACCAAGCCCAATAAACAAGCACAATGAAGAAAAATAGTTTCGATTTCTCTTCAACAGAATTAACTCTAGGCGCGAAAGGAACTATGGTCGATCCGATGGACAATATTTGGCAACAGGCTCGTCAGGGGAGCGTTGCAGCGGTGATTCAGGTGCTGAACGAGCGGCTGGCCAATCGGGGGATTCGGACGAGAGCGGTTTTGGATCGCGGGATTTTGCAATTGCTGTGCGAGGCGGAAGAGGAGAGACAACTGGAACAAACTCCGGTGGTAGAAAAAGTGACGGAGATTTTGGAGGCGATCGCTCCCCGCCATATTCGTCGCGTGAATATCAATAGTCGCTTGGTGCGCGAACAGCAACTTTTGTGGCTGGAAGAAATTCAACGAGACCCGGAAGGGCAACTGTTGTGGTCGGAGTTGGTGAAGCTGCGACAGCCGCCTTTTTGGAAACGATGGTCGTATTATCGTCAGGGCAGTCAGTCCCAAACTCGGAAAACACCATTGCCCGATCGCACGCCATCCCAGTCGAGCCGCGAACAACGGCAGTTTCGACGCGGAATTATTGGCGGTATCCTTGCCGGTGGAGCCGTTGTGGTGTTAGGTTTTATTGCTCTTTCTCTGTTGCGATCGCCCGATCCGGTGGTGTCCGATCCTGTCGAGCCAACCGAGCCTTCAGAACCCGTGACAGCAACCGAGCCAGTCGAACCGACAGCCAGTTCCGATCCGTTTCCTGATGCGGTGCGTCTGGCCCAAGCAGCCGCACAAGAAGGACAAACAGCGGCCACTGAAGCCGAGTGGTTGGCTTTAGCCCAGAAGTGGCAGCAGGCTAGCGATCTGATGGCTGAGGTTCCGGCGTTTGACGATCGCTATCAGATTGCGCAAGACCGAACGGTGCGCTATCGGGAAAATAGCGAGGCGGCGCGATCGCAAGCCGAGAAATTTCAGTAGAGAAACTGCCGAGAAACCGGGTTTCTTGCTTGTCAATTCGTTCTTTAATTCCCTCAATCGTGACTCATTGTTTTTCTGTCCAATGCCAATGCTCGCAGACGCAAGCGAGAGCCGCCGTTTTCCATACCCCTCATGGCATCGTGGAAACTCCTCGGTTTATGCCGGTAGGTACGCTAGCGACGGTGAAAGGACTAACTCCGAAACAGTTGCAAGAGACTGGCGCGCAAATGATTTTAGCCAATACTTATCACTTGCACCTGCAACCGGGAGAGGAGTTGGTGGCGAGTGCGGGGGGATTGCATGGGTTTATGGGATGGGACGGCCCGATTTTAACGGATTCTGGTGGGTTTCAAGTCTTTAGTCTGGCAGATTTGCGCACGATCGCGGAAGATGGAGTGCAGTTTAAGTCCCCTCGAGATGGGCGAATCATTAATTTAACGCCGGAAAAGGCGATCGCCATTCAAAATCAGTTGGGTGCCGATGTGATTATGGCCTTTGATGAGTGTCCGCCTTATCCCGCGACGAAGGAAGCGGTAACGGCGGCAACGGAGCGTACCTATCGCTGGCTGAAACGATGCATAGCGGCTCATAACAACTCCCAACAAGCGTTGTTTGGTATCGTACAAGGGGGAGTTTATCCGGACTTGCGCCAAGCCGCAGCGAGGCAATTAGTGGAGCTGGATTTACCCGGCTATGCGATCGGTGGGGTGAGCGTGGGCGAACCGGGGAACTTAATTGATGATATTGTCAAAGTGACAGCGCCTTTGCTTCCAGACAACAAACCTCGGTATTTGATGGGAGTCGGAACCTATCGAGAAATGGTACGGGCGATCGCATCCGGAATCGATGTTTTTGATTGCGTGATTCCAACTCGGTTAGCTCGTCATGGTGCGGTATTTGTTCGGGGAGAACGCTGGAATATTAAGAATGCGCGCTTCCGTAACGATCTCGCTCCTTTGGATGAAACTTGTCCGTGCTATACCTGCCAGAATTTTAGTCGCGCTTATTTGGGACATTTATGGCGCTGTCAAGAACTGTTGGTCTATACGTTATTGTCGATTCATAATATTACCGAGTTGATTCGGTTTACGCAACGAATCCGGGAAGCAATTTTAGGCGATCGGTTTTTGGCAGAGTTCGGCCATTGGTTGGAGGATTAACTGAGAATAGTGGGAGTGATGCTGGGGGGAGCTGTAGAGTTCGGGAGTTGCCAGATTTTGATGGTGCGATCGCCTTTGGGATTTCGCTCAATTATATTACCATCGCGCGATCGCCAAATCTGAAACCTCCAAAGGGCAAACGAATCGCACTATTACTATTCCCTATTCCCTAGCATAAAGCACCGTATTCGCCCAAGCTGCTGTCTCTCCAGAAAGAGCCGGAATAGTCGGTTGACTATAATCAATACGAAAATGATAACCCCCACGGTCATAAATCCCATCGAGAATCGGTTTGAGATCGACAACTAGGGAGCACTCTTCAGCCTGTAGCGGTAACTCAACCTTGGGAATAGCATCTGTTAAATTGAAAGAATACAGTTGGGCATAAGGTCTGCGATCGCTACGACTCATCAAAATCCGATAGTCTTTGCGCTTAGTTACCCCTTGCATGGGCATCGGTTTTCCACCTCTGAGTAAATCGATCTCAACCAAGTGGGTAGAGCTGGTTAAAATCCTCTGGCGTTTGCGGAGATACGCCTCCTTCCCCTCACCCGCTCGTTTGTTCTTCGGCGAAAGCAGCTCAATCGCGGTCACAACCCTCCCCGTATTCGTCTCCCGAATCTCCAAATACCGCTCTTGTACCTCCTCAGCCAAAGCTACCGTGACCGTTTGCGGTTCGTCGGGTTTAGGTAATGTCGCCGTTGAGGTAGGGTTCCGTTCTAAGTCCTGAGAAGACCGTACCTCTGGAGCGATAATCGAAACATAGGGGATACCAATGAGTACGCTATCTTGTGGTGTACTCAAATAAATCCGCTTTTCGAGCGCTACATAATAGTTGGGCATTGAGCGCGGTGCAATCTCATCTGCAAGAGCGACAATCAGACGACTATGGACTTCCGACCAGAGGTCTGGATGCTCCAGATAGGGATTCATGCCAGGGAATGGGGAAGGCATGGCAAAGATTACATTGCTCGCAAGGAT is a genomic window of Roseofilum casamattae BLCC-M143 containing:
- a CDS encoding phycobiliprotein lyase; the encoded protein is MILQADLTQTTQRSLAEQFFLQTQGRWSSQRRYYTLPNGKIQEISSILEIQYLPQGHEALHHLAQLHHLDDPTALWYGTQVSWDSEESVNRRKQSQGTTVFGIAGTTLYRDRGFATSKPVTAKFYLSNPQTLCLRTEYNNSVFEEEIKLIGNNYRTRQTIISRAGEEQTIGQYLEKRIA
- a CDS encoding elongation factor G — its product is MTKLGVLSSRNAAIAGPYLSGKTTLLESLQHVTNAITRKGSTKDGTSLGDNSPEARSRQMSVEINVASTDYEDIHFTFLDCPGSVEFAQETYNALMGVGAAIVVCEPDPDRILTLAPLFKFLDDWEIPHMVFINKMDRVCTDEDRCLTSFSQLLDALKSVSSRPIVPHQYPIASGDNIIGYIDLVSEQAYHYHADAPADPVPLPESLKAAETQARTEMLETLADFDDHLLEELLEEIEPSQEEIVKDLKMELGADLIVPVFIGVAEKGYGVRPLLDALKREAPSPDITSQRRGLDPESDVPVAQVLKTFYTPQGGKQSLVRVWQGELSEGLVLNGVRPGGIYRLFGAQQKSTTKAGLGEIVALARMDGVHTGDTLSVSRDVVQLPQAGRLQPVYAMAIAPQHRKDEVKLTPALNKLLEEDPSLHWEQHGDTHEIILWGQGEIHLQVSLERLQRKYNLPMATHLPRVAYKETIRKPVAKIHGRYKHQSGGHGQFGDVYLDIRPLQRGEGFSFDETIVGGVVPKQYIPGVETGVREYLGRGPLGFPVVDVGVTLTNGSYHGVDSSEQAFKQAARLAMTSGMSQGKPILLEPIAMVTVSAPVEFTSKVLQLLTGRRGQILGYEPLESWKGWDKISAYLPQAEMHGFIIELRSLTLGVGFFDWHYDRLHEVPDKIADRILATTAD
- a CDS encoding DUF4278 domain-containing protein: MKLCYRGLSYEYNPPIVEMGKEHVGGTYRGLEWRFREVRKAPVLQTNLDLKYRGIPYHVGSSQPVTVPVSVSERARELMLQSDRNTKNRQHSMLRRLANEVGCDRPIGAN
- a CDS encoding CPBP family intramembrane glutamic endopeptidase, giving the protein MFAQLTSAWLCLLDPSSGLVNATAFLAIWVMLWLPIAIPRSLAIKWYPPHPLPPQEKLSLLAPLYLLVPLILWGMTRLENRPISDYGIGLEPDIFLSLVKGILLSIFTLLVGYGLQILGGALQWQHFNLQSSLPILVLSTLALSLWISGTEEAVFRGVLLTELAGEFSLIGAAIASSLIFALCHLIWDVSGTWKQLPGLMVMGLILAAACGVDGGKIGLAWGLHAGWIWGLITLESVPILAIKPDSNIPEWITGLDGQPLSGLVGFAILALAGALAYLLFV
- a CDS encoding AbrB family transcriptional regulator gives rise to the protein MNEQLPEAPLTGKALLNKVKELDHLSRRERAKYCGYYNAPQNESDDIRVNLSQFYDALLAAKGIELEPGKSKDGRGREPTFRVSVHQNGQIVIGSTYTKAMGLVQGDQFEIKLGYKHIHLIQVESDKNGSEAE
- a CDS encoding succinate dehydrogenase/fumarate reductase iron-sulfur subunit; protein product: MDVVFQIIRQEQNQGPRVQAYSLDVDPSETILSCLNQIKWEQDGSLAFRKNCRNTICGSCSMRINGRSALACKENVGSELKRQSTVNSPPTIAIAPLGNFPVIKDLVVDMQSFWHNLERVDPYVSAKSRSLPEREFLQSPQERSQLEATGNCILCGACYSECNAVEVNPDFVGPHALAKAYRMVADSRDDRTDDRLDRYNNPSSGVWGCTRCLYCDSVCPMEVNPLEQISKIKGEILDRHSAAHSRPIRHRKVLVDLVKDGGWIDERQFALKVVADMFRDLKGLLSIAPVGLRLLAKGKFPFTFEPSEGTAQVRSLIEAVQNSD
- a CDS encoding response regulator transcription factor; this translates as MPRILVIDDDPAISELVSVNLEMAGYDVSQAPDGVKGQALAIQLLPDMIVLDLMLPKVDGFTVCQRLRRDDRTADIPILMLTALHQTQDKVEGFNAGADDYLTKPFEIEEMLARVRALLRRTDRIPQAAKHSEILNYGPLTLIPERFEVIWFEKTVKLTHLEFELLHCLLQRHGQTVSPSEILKEVWGYDPDDDIETIRVHIRHLRTKLEPDPRHPRYIKTVYGAGYCLELPSSSTQPEAS
- the tgt gene encoding tRNA guanosine(34) transglycosylase Tgt, producing the protein MTHCFSVQCQCSQTQARAAVFHTPHGIVETPRFMPVGTLATVKGLTPKQLQETGAQMILANTYHLHLQPGEELVASAGGLHGFMGWDGPILTDSGGFQVFSLADLRTIAEDGVQFKSPRDGRIINLTPEKAIAIQNQLGADVIMAFDECPPYPATKEAVTAATERTYRWLKRCIAAHNNSQQALFGIVQGGVYPDLRQAAARQLVELDLPGYAIGGVSVGEPGNLIDDIVKVTAPLLPDNKPRYLMGVGTYREMVRAIASGIDVFDCVIPTRLARHGAVFVRGERWNIKNARFRNDLAPLDETCPCYTCQNFSRAYLGHLWRCQELLVYTLLSIHNITELIRFTQRIREAILGDRFLAEFGHWLED
- a CDS encoding DUF4058 family protein; translation: MPSPFPGMNPYLEHPDLWSEVHSRLIVALADEIAPRSMPNYYVALEKRIYLSTPQDSVLIGIPYVSIIAPEVRSSQDLERNPTSTATLPKPDEPQTVTVALAEEVQERYLEIRETNTGRVVTAIELLSPKNKRAGEGKEAYLRKRQRILTSSTHLVEIDLLRGGKPMPMQGVTKRKDYRILMSRSDRRPYAQLYSFNLTDAIPKVELPLQAEECSLVVDLKPILDGIYDRGGYHFRIDYSQPTIPALSGETAAWANTVLYARE